A genomic region of Ovis canadensis isolate MfBH-ARS-UI-01 breed Bighorn chromosome 9, ARS-UI_OviCan_v2, whole genome shotgun sequence contains the following coding sequences:
- the LOC138445844 gene encoding serine/threonine-protein kinase MARK2-like, whose amino-acid sequence MAISTNKIAHLKHYEILETIGEGHFAKVKLAWHALTKGLVAIKVIQKTNQSLSSVKEQFREADSLRTVNHPNIVKLLEVIDTEETLFIVMEYVSGGDLQTYLEAKGRMTEGEARGLFCQLVSALQHCHQRGVVHRDLKLGNLLLDTNNNIKISDFGLSNQWHPGNELDTFCGSPAFMAPELFLGMPYTGPEVDVWSLGVILYTMVTGSLPFGGQDFWELRQRVLSGQYHVPKYLSTNIIDLLERMLTLKPTDRGTLHDVGQHAWVNMGQEEPLPPACGEHPGVTVEMILGWCRDLIQGLDTSSISNMNEPKMRVRTIKVRPAVSSDLTSQEHTSPASPEESILIPAWLWETTEQQENQESREKTREPATPPLCPGARTVSPSPAPSTRNTHGERSARAANHAGDCHATCGTRLPCRTCGRHDSSHTCDTSLTSDARGACHTISTCDSCGTRGTSLTRDACSNRDTRHTWDHSLTHDTCSTPDTSLTCDAPSTRNTSLTCVAPSTWDPTGACNVHDTLGNRDTCDTSATSDSCLTPGTRGTHDTGGTHGTCDTLNTSGTHDNNGKVAEGTHCLPDVPDTGSSTLVGQPESTSPVTPSGLTQKKKGVAGRIWKCLSRYLCCGLPSKRANNKVIPETANE is encoded by the coding sequence ATGGCCATCTCCACTAACAAGATTGCTCATCTAAAGCATTATGAGATCCTTGAAACAATTGGTGAAGGCCACTTCGCCAAAGTGAAGTTGGCCTGGCATGCTCTGACCAAGGGACTGGTAGCCATCAAGGTCATCCAAAAGACAAATCAGAGCCTCTCCAGTGTCAAGGAGCAGTTTCGAGAGGCTGACAGCCTGAGAACTGTAAACCACCCGAATATTGTTAAGCTACTGGAAGTGATCGACACTGAGGAGACTCTGTTTATCGTAATGGAGTACGTCAGTGGGGGAGACTTGCAAACCTACTTGGAGGCCAAAGGCCGCATGACGGAGGGGGAAGCCCgaggcctgttctgccagctgGTCTCGGCTCTGCAGCACTGCCACCAGCGGGGTGTGGTGCACCGGGATTTGAAGCTGGGCAACCTCCTCCTTGACaccaacaacaacataaaaatctCGGACTTCGGCCTTAGCAACCAGTGGCACCCAGGAAATGAGCTTGATACTTTCTGCGGCAGCCCCGCGTTCATGGCCCCAGAACTCTTCCTGGGGATGCCTTACACAGGCCCAGAGGTGGATGTGTGGAGCCTCGGTGTCATCCTGTACACCATGGTAACTGGATCCCTCCCCTTCGGGGGACAAGACTTCTGGGAGCTGCGGCAGCGTGTTCTTAGCGGGCAGTACCATGTGCCCAAATATCTATCCACCAACATTATAGACTTACTAGAAAGAATGCTAACGCTCAAGCCTACCGACAGAGGCACTTTACATGACGTTGGGCAGCACGCATGGGTGAACATGGGCCAGGAGGAGCCCCTCCCGCCAGCCTGTGGTGAGCACCCTGGGGTGACAGTGGAGATGATACTGGGCTGGTGCAGGGACCTAATCCAGGGCTTAGACACAAGCAGCATCAGTAACATGAATGAACCCAAGATGAGGGTCCGCACCATCAAGGTGAGGCCGGCCGTCTCCTCCGACCTCACCAGCCAAGAACATACGTCTCCCGCCAGCCCTGAGGAGTCCATCCTTATTCCCGCCTGGCTTTGGGAGACCACTGAGCAGCAGGAGAACCAGGAGTCAAGAGAGAAGACCAGAGAGCCTGCCACTCCCCCACTCTGCCCAGGGGCGAGGACCgtcagccccagcccagccccctccaCCCGCAACACCCATGGTGAGAGGAGCGCCCGAGCCGCCAATCACGCAGGTGACTGCCACGCCACGTGCgggaccaggctcccctgccgcACCTGTGGCAGGCATGACAGCAGCCACACCTGTGACACCAGCCTCACCAGTGACGCCAGGGGCGCCTGCCACACCATCAGCACCTGCGACAGCTGCGGTACCAGAGGAACCAGCCTCACCCGTGATGCCTGCAGCAACCGGGACACCAGGCACACCTGGGATCACAGCCTCACCCATGACACCTGCAGCACCCCGGACACCAGCCTCACCTGTGACGCCCCAAGCACCCGGAACACCAGCCTCACCTGTGTCGCCCCAAGCACCTGGGACCCTACTGGGGCCTGCAACGTACATGACACCCTTGGCAACCGTGATACCTGTGACACCAGTGCCACCAGTGACAGCTGCCTCACCCCTGGCACCAGGGGCACCCACGACACAGGTGGCACTCATGGCACCTGTGACACCCTCAACACCAGTGGCACCCATGACAACAATGGCAAAGTCGCTGAAGGAACCCACTGCCTCCCGGATGTGCCTGATACAGGAAGCTCCACCCTTGTTGGGCAGCCCGAGAGTACGTCCCCAGTCACTCCCTCTGGCCTCACCCAGAAAAAGAAGGGGGTGGCTGGGAGAATATGGAAATGTCTCTCCAGATATCTCTGCTGTGGGCTGCCCAGCAAGAGGGCTAATAATAAAGTGATACCAGAAACAGCCAATGAATGA